The segment CCCGGCGAAGTAGCGCAGTTTGACCAGTCGTGCTTGATTGGGCCATAGGGTTTCGAACTGGCTGAGGGCCTCGTCGAGCGACAGCAGGTCGACGGCTTTGTCTTCCACAACCGGCTCGGCAAAATCGATGGGGACTTGATGGAGGTCAGCCCCTCGCTTTAAAGTCTTCCGTCGACGCGCTTGCTCGACCAGAATTCGACGCATCGCCTCTGCCGCAGCACCAAAGAAATGCCCGCGACCTTTCCATTCCGGCTGCTGTTCCGCATCTACCAATCGAAGGTAGGCTTCGTGAACCAACAGGGTGGGTTGAAGGCTGGGGGAACTGCGTTCCTTAGCGAGCCTCCTAGCCGCCAGGTAG is part of the Pirellulaceae bacterium genome and harbors:
- a CDS encoding sigma-70 family RNA polymerase sigma factor, yielding MGELTQLLQKVEQGYSSASAELLPLVYEELRYLAARRLAKERSSPSLQPTLLVHEAYLRLVDAEQQPEWKGRGHFFGAAAEAMRRILVEQARRRKTLKRGADLHQVPIDFAEPVVEDKAVDLLSLDEALSQFETLWPNQARLVKLRYFAGLTIAQAAQAMQISESTAERYWTFARTWLYSKLSD